A segment of the Bacillus pseudomycoides genome:
TAGATGGCTTTTTGGTAAGATCGTCGTTTAATGCTGTATTTGTCTCCATGATTACTCCTTTCGTTTTAGGTATTCATTCCCAATTTTATCATAAAAATATTTTATCTTCCCATTTTTACCTCATTAACCCTTATTTGGTATACTTAAATATAAGACAAAATAAAAGGAGACATTGCCTTTGATTAAATTTTTAGTTTTAGCCATTCTCACGTTGTTTTTGATTCCATGGACAAGGGGAGGTAAGGCACTTCGTACGGTGGATAAAGAAGGATCTGAGAAAGTTATAAGGAGAAAGACAGCACCGATTTTAGTTATTCCAATTCTGCTTTGGATTGGTATTGCAATCTATGAATACTTTTGGTTAATTGATGACCGCGTGGACTCGATTCTTACGCATTATTCGGTCGTAATTGCAGTATTAATTGGAGTAGTCCTTGTCTCTCAAGAGAAGAGAGGGAGATTAGAAGTTAAGTTGAAAGCGGTAGTGATGCTTGCTTTACTCGCACCTTACGGCTATTTTGGTTACTTGCATGATATAGTAATCTCGCAAAATAAATATGATTCTGTTGTGAAAGTAGAAAAAGATATTTCAGAGCCATTTACGGAAAACGACCAACCGTTTACTGTTCCTCCGAAAACGGCAGGAAATAAGATGAAAAAGGTATTTGGGGATATTCCAAAAGTGGCTTATTTTGAATTAGGAGAGCTTACACCACAAATGGTGAATGGAGAAGCGTTATATGTCGCGCCAATCGAAGTTTCGGGGTTCTTTAAAGCACGTAAGGCTGAAACAATTCCAGGCTATGTGACGATGTCAGGTACAAATCCTGATGCGGAAGCGAAATTACATCTTGGTTATAAAATGAAATATGTACCAAGTATGTTTTTCGGTAATAAATTGGAACGAGTTGTTCGAAAAGCAGAACCAAACCTTATCTTTAAGGGGAAACCGAAGTTTGAAGTAGATGATAAAGGAAAACCATATTATACAATGACATATGGAGAGTTTATTTCAGGTCGATCTGGATTTGAAGTACAAGGTGTTGTTGTTGTAGATGCACAAACAGGTGATGTGAAAAGATATGATAAGGGGCAAGCGCCTAAGTTTATTGATGGTGTCTTAAATCATGAAACAGCATCAACATTAAATACGTATTTTGGTAAGTTCATACATGGTTTTTGGAACACGAAGTTTTCTCAAAGTGATGTGAAGATTCCGACTGAATGGGGAACGAAGGAAGGGGTTACACCAATCTTCGGGAAGGATGGAAAATTGTATTACTTTACAGATTTCACCTCTCCAAAAGAAGGTGTTGATTCCGCGTTAGGTTACTCTTTAGTAGATGCACGTACAGGGAAGCTGTATTACTATAATGGAAAAGAAGTAAAAGGAATCATGGATGGTTCAGCTGCTACGGAAGTGGTGGATAATTCCTTTAAAAGGGAGAAATGGCATGGGACAATGCCTGTAATTTATAATGTATACGGTAAACCTTCTTGGATTGTACCTGTTATTGATGACGGAGGGTTAGTACGTGCTCATACTGTTATCTATGCTTCGAATGCCAAGGTATTTGCGACAGGTTCAACGCAAAAAGAAGCACTTGAGAAATATAAAAGTGTGTTAACAGGAAGTGGCGATTCATTCCGTCCAACTTCTAGTGGAAAAGAAGCACAAAAAGAAGGCATAGTCCAACGCGTCTACAAAGAAAAATCAGGTGAAAACACAATTGTATTTGTACTGCTAGAAAATGAGCAAAAAGTATTTATGATTTCAGCAAAAGACTTCCCATACGCTATGTTTACAGAAGTCGGAGATCCAATTCAAATCACATATTTAGACACAGGGGAAACGATGTCTTCTGTATCTAAGTTTGCAAATGGTAACTTGAAAAAGTAAAGCGGTAGATATCCTATCGCTTTTTTTCATTTTGTTATACAGGAAAATACGATATACTTGACGTATATTTAACGTTGTAACTATAATTGTTACGATCTGGATTTTATTATTAGAAAGGGTGAATGATGGAAGTGAATGAAGTTAATCACGATGTATATAAACCTGTAAAAGCAAGCAGGTTATGGATGATTCTTGTATTAGGGACACTCACAGCAATTGGACCATTGTCCATTGATATGTATTTACCTTCGTTACCAAAACTAACGGATGATTTACAAACAAATGCTTCTCTCGCCCAGCTTACTTTAACAGCTTGTTTACTAGGGCTTTCGGTTGGACAGCTATTTGTTGGATCTATTAGTGATATTTATGGACGGCGTAAACCACTTATTATTGCTCTTATTATTTATGTTGCCTCTTCTTTACTTTGCGCAGTTGCACCATCTATTTGGAGTCTAGTTCTCTTACGCTTCTTACAAGGAGCTTCAGGTTCAGCTGGGATTGTTATATCTCGTGCGATGGTACGTGATATGTACTCAGGTTCTGAGATGACAAAGTTTTTCTCTCTGCTTATGTTAGTAAATGGAGCAGCACCGATTTTAGCACCAATTATTGGAGGACAATTATTGCAATTTACATCATGGCGAGGAGTCTTTATCGTTCTTGGAGCGATAAGTGTCTTTATGCTAGTATCCGCTATTTTTGTATTGCGTGAGACATTACCTCTTGAAGAGAGAGAAACAGGTGGCCTGGCAGGAACATTATCAACGTATGGAAAGTTATTAAAAGATCGTTTATTTATGGGATATGCTTTATCACAAGGTTTAGTATCAGCGGCGATGTTTGCTTATATTTCGGGATCACCGTTTGTGTTGCAAAATATATATGGAGCAACGCCACAAGCATTTAGTTTATTCTTTGCTATTAATGGTATTGGTATTATTATTGCCAGCCAAATTACCGGTCGTTTAGCAGGGAAGCTAAGTGAGAAAACACTATTTATAACTGGTATTGGAATTGCTGCTGTTGGTGGGCTTTCCTTACTTCTTACGATTGTATTAGGAATCGGACTAATTGGTGTTTTATGCTCATTATTTCTTGTCGTATCAAGTGTTGGGGTGGTATCGACAACAGGTTTTTCACTCGCGATGAGAAATCAAAAACAAGCTGCTGGAACAGCTTCGGCTTTACTTGGGTTGCTGCAGTTTATTTCTGGAGCACTTGTTGCACCTTTAGTAGGGGTTGGAGGTAGTAATACTGCACTTCCTATGGGGATTGTGATTGCTCTTTGTGAAGTGGGTGCAGTATTATGTTATATCTTTATGGCAAATCGTAGCGAAAAGCGATTTGCCCTTAAAGAAAAGCAGGATATAGAGATATAAAAGATACAAGAAAGCTGCAACATATGGTTGCGGCTTTTATTATTATTTCGAACGAAAAAATAACCAAACAAAGTATGAGCTAACAATAAGAGCTGAAAAGCCCCTGGCAGGAACTTCTAAAGGTGTTTAATCTAATGCCAGTTCTTCCGACAAGTTCAACGGTAGAAGCGACAAATAATGCAGATAAGAATATCTTTAGTCTTTGAAAAGAGTATATAAAATCCAAAAAATCTCATTATTCGATAAATTAATTGTTTTTGCCCATTTTTTTCCTTATAATGGATATGGACTCTTTCTTGTGGTTTTCTTATGTTTTTATTATTCAATGAAACTACGAAACCCGTAAGTTAGAAAAAAATGAGAAAAGGAGTGTTAATATGCTGAAGAAAGTAAGCGCCGTAACTCTTGTATCTCTTTTGGCTTTTTCTCCTGTTGCGGCATTGGCGGCACCTGAGGAAATTGTAAAAGAAGCACAGATGCAAAATCAAGAAAAGGTAACTACAAAGCAAAATGACATCAAGAATCAGACAGTAAACGGAGAAAAAGTACAACAGAAACAAGGCAATACAGACGTAAAGAAAGAAGAATCTAAAGAAGGAGTGAAGGATGTACAACAACAAGAGAAGACAGACCCACAAAAACAACAGCCTGCTCCAGAGAAGAAAGTCGAACCAGTAAAAGAAGCTGAAAAAGAACAAAAGAACGAGTCGAATGTGAAGAGTGAGCCAGAAAAAACAGAAGCTGCAAATACATCAGGACAACCAGCAAATACACCTCCAGCCCAAGAATCAAAAGAAAATGATAAGAATTTAAATCAGGTAGCTACTGCTGATTTTAGTGGGAGTGTGACAGGAAAAGCGAAATGGGATGCAAAAAATAATCATTACGTACTAGATGTGACTGCGACTGTAAAAAATAGTTCAAAACAAAAAGTGAGTAATGTTTATCTTGGAGTTTCTATCCCAGAAGGGCTAGATGGTGAATTTAAAGATTTTCCTGTACTAAACCTTGAAGATGGTTCTAAGGCTATTGCATTGCCATTACCAGATATGGAACCGGGAAAAGCTGTTACAAAAAATGTGAAAATACCTGTGCTTGGAAATGTAGCAGGGAAACAAGTAAGTAAAGATATCGAGCTATATTTAATTGATAAGGATGGATATGAGCCTCTTGGTAAAATTAAAGGAAGCGCGAATATTGATTTTTCCGAAATGAATAAAGATTTACGTTTTGAAGGCAAGGTAAAAGCTACAACTTGTGTACCAAATTTAAAAGAAAACCAATTTACATTAGACTTTTTATTAACGACTCAAAACTTAACAATTGATGAGTTAAAGGGCTTTGATGTGCAAATTGATGTTCCACAAGATATTAAATTAACAATTCCAGATCATTATACGCAAGGAGAGATTCCGGATTATCTAAAAGATGGTTCTTTGCAAGGTGGAACTGATAAAGGAAGAATGAACTTAGATATTAAATGGAATGGAAATACAGCAACAATTCCAGTTAAAACAATGGAAGGTGGAGAAGGATCTGCATTATATTTCCAAGTTGTTGGGGAAACAGCGAAAGAATTAAAAGATTTAAGAGTTACATTTAAAGCAAAACATGGAGATAAAACAATTACAATACAAGTACCAATTGAGAAAGTAGAACAAAAGGACTGTAAGAAACAGGATACAGGTGGAAATAACAGGGATGATGGTAAAGGGAATGGTGGCAACAAGCCTGATACACAAGTGCCAAATCCAAATCAGGTAAATAATCAACAAACAAAGGTTACACCAACATCAACACCAACAAAAGTTATTACAACACCAAAGGTAGATAATACAAAATCTCTTCCTAAAACAGGTGCTTCAAGTAGCGATAATTTATTGACATTACTTGGCGTTGTAATGCTTGCTGGTGGTGCTTTTGTATATAAACGCAGTCGTATAACTCATAATAAATAATAAGCGGAAAAAATACATATCTGATTTTTTCGTTTAAAAGAACCCGGTATATTACCGGGTTTTTTATTGTTTTTTGAATTACATGATTTAATAGTCCTGTATCATATTATTAATTTCTCTCGCTATTTTCGGACTAATTAAAGTCTCACTTTATGGAGATACTGGCTATATAAAGTGACGATACTGTGACAAAAAATGTTGGTGTGTTTATAAAATATTGGTCATAGGTGCAAAGTTTGAATGGTTCTCGTTATAATAGCAAGTGGAGATAAGTAGTAGACGTAGATAAAAGGAGAGTAACAGATGAAGAAAGTATGGGGGATTGCCTTGCTTGGAAGTATGCTCCTTCTAGCAGGATGTAATGGAAATAAGGATACAAAAGAACCGACAGAAAAAGTAGAACAATCGGCAGATCAGCAAGAAGATCTGAAAGTATATCGTGATGTGCATAAGAAGTACGATGAGAAAATGAACAAAGAGTTAAATGAATCAGTAAAATTATTTGAAGAAGCAAAAGAAAAAGGTGGAAAAGCATTAGTTCATCCGAAATTTAAAGAAGATGTACAAAAAGTAACGGCGAGTATGTTAGAGGACATTGATCATATGCGTAAAGAAATTCGCGTACCTAAGTCAAAAGAACAAGAACATGAGTTATATATTGGTTTCTTAAATGAGACAGAACAAGCAATGAAAAAGCTAGATAAATTAGCGAAAGAAGAAGATTCATCATTAATTCGTGATATAGAAGTTCATTTTTCAACAGCTTCAACGTACTATAAACGTTTTCAAACAGAAACTCAAAAATAACCTTGTGCACGGCAAGGTTATTTTTTCTTTTTTCCGTCCCCATCTTCATCTTCAGATACTAAGACTTTTTGTTCTTCATGAAATTCTGAAATGGTTTGGCCGGTAATGTTATCCAATGGGGTGTAGAAGGAAGTTATATTTTTCTTTTTTATAAATAATTTATAAAAACCGATTGGAACTAAAATTACAATTGTTAATGGTAACCCTATAACAGCCATCAGTAATGGATCCATTGTATATCTCCTTTCTAATTAAGAAGGAATAATGTTCTTTCTTACCTTAAATATTATGATAGCTTAATTAATCAAGCAAAAGTAAAACAGGATGAAAATAAGCGTTTTGATTTATTGCATAAAGCAGAAGATATTATGTTTACAGAATATCCTTTAATTCCAATTCTTTTCCCAACAGATTCGTATTTACAAAAGTCATCTGTATCCGCTTTAGAATATATAGTTGGTTCTGGGCCAAGTTTACGATATAAGAAAAAATAAGCAAAAATAAAGAAGTAGGCAAATCGCCTACTTCTTTATTTAATTTCTCTCTTATATTCTTTCTTCGTTCCATCTGAAAAAACAACTTCTAAATCAAATTTTTGATAGTCTTTGTCCAGTTGGAATACGTCTACAACTTGATCGATTACTTCTTGATCAGGTGTATCTTTATCAAATTTTAACTTTTGTAAAAGTGGACTTAGTTTTGTAATTGCTTCATCACCTGTTAGTTTTGCATCAGTTTTATGGTCTTCAATTTTTGCTTCCATCTTTTTATCAGCAGCTTTATTTTTATAGTCAGCTTCATAATCTTTTTTCGTATCTTGATAATCCGCATCTAAACTGAATTCGTTAAAATTTAGTTTTAAATCTGCAGGTGCTTCATTTTTTGCATTTTCTGTAGTCTTTTTATCAGAGGTTGTATCTTCTTTTGCAGGTGCTTGACAACCTGTTAACGCAGGTACTAGCATAAGTGCTAATAAAACAGAAAGTAGAATTCTCATTATATATTCCTCCTTAGTGTGTCTTTCCTTCTACATCAGTTTTTCCCATTTTTATGTAATTATGTATGTGTTTCAAATAAATTATTCTCTTTACGATACGAGATACTTCGCAATTTAAATCAAAAATGATTTGTATGTATATGGTAAATTTGGAGTGTAAGGAGGAGCTAAAATGTGTGGGAAATATAAAGAGGTTATGAACAAGGCTGTTTTGTATATTCAAGAGCATTTAGATGAAGAGCTTACAACAGAAAGGGTTGCTTCTTATAGTGCTATATCCATGTATCATTTTCACCGCATTTTTCAAAGTTATCTTGGGATGAGTGTTACTGAATATGTTCGAAAAAGAAGATTAACACATGCGGCACAAATATTAGTAATGACGGAAAGGTCAGTTCTTGATATAGCAGTTCAATATGGTTTTTCTTCACAAGAGGCATTTACAAGAGCGTTTAAACGCATGTTTCATTTGCCACCGAAAAGATATCGTACATATTTTCAATCGTTTTATATAGAAAGAGAGGGAGTTTCAATGCAAAAAGGATTACCAAAAGGATGGGTATTAAGCGGAAGTCACCCTGCAGAATATGAGAAGGGATTAGACTATGAAATTGTTCATCAAGGAAAAACATCAGCTTATATAAAAGCGAAAGAGGCATCTAGTAAAAGAAGCATAAAGAAAAAGGGCATCCTTTTGAAGGATACCCTTTTTCCTCTTGTAATCGAAGCTTTCGTTAAAATGAGCTTCTATAAGGCTAGATTAATTCTCAATCTTTGCCCACTTGAAGTTAAGTGGTCCCGCAAAATCAACTTCAATCACTCCTTTTACATAGGAGCGTTCTAAGTATGTTGTTCCATTTTGGTAAAGAGGAGAGATCACGGCATCTTTAAATAAGATTTTTTCTGCTTGTTTCAAGGATTCCCAACGTGCCTTTTCATCACCAGCTAAGTCCGTTTTTACTTTTTGGATTAAGTCATCAAATTCTTTGTTGGAATAGTGATCTAAGTTATATGGATTATCAGTTGTAAATAACTCTAAGAATGTAATTGGATCAGCAAAATCAGGGCTCCAACCATCGATAGCAATCTCATAATTTCCTTGTAATAATAATGTGACTTGTTGTTTGCGTGGCTGAGGCTTAATATTTACTGTTAATCCTTTTAAATTTTTCTCTAGTTGTTCTTTTAAATATTCACCTGTTTTTCTAGGAAGATCGCCATCGCTTGTTAATAATTCGATTGAAATTTTATCAGATCCTAATTCTTGTTTTGCCTGTTTCCAAAATTGTTGTGCTTCTTTTGTATTTTCTTTCGTTAAATCCCCATTCTCTTCACGGAAGTCTTTTCCATTCGGCCCTTTTGCGAAATTTTTTGGTACTAGAGAATAGGAAGGAAGAGAGCCATCATTTAAAAGCACATTTACAAATGCTTTTTTATCTATCGATTTATCGATTGCTTGACGCACATTTATATTTTGTAACGTTTTATTTTTCTGGTTCATACGTACGAATTGTACTCCAACATCCGGACGTTCTTTAAAGTTGCTATCTTTGCGGTATTTATCGACAAGGTCAGATGTTAAAGTAAGACGATCAATTTGTTTGGATTCATATAAAATAACGGATGTTGAATGATCTTTAACGATATTAAAATTAATTTCTTCTAGTTTCACAGTATTTTTATCCCAATAGTTGGAATTCTTCTTAAATGTAAAGCTTTGTTCATGCTTCCAATCGCTTAATGTAAAGGCTCCATTATAAATAATCGTATTATCTTCTAGTGCATATTTATCACCTTGTGATTTGAAGAACTCTTCATTAATTGGTAAAAATGTTGGAAACGCCGTTAAACTAATAAAGTAGGGAACAGGGCGTTCTAATTCAACTTCAAAAGTGTGGTCATCGATTGCTTTTACACCAAGCTGATCAGCTGGAAGCTCTTTACTATTAACCTTTTTCGCATTTTTAATATCAAAGAATAAAAATGCATATTCAGAAGCTGTTGCCGGGTCAACGGCACGTTGCCATGCAAAGACAAAGTCTTTTGCTGTTACAGGTGTACCATTTGACCATTTTGAATCTCGTAAGTGGAATGTATATTTTGTTTTATCTGCACTCAAATCATGGGATTTTGCAACACCAGGTACTGGTTTATTTCCTTCTCCAAGATTATAAAGACCTTCAAATACGTTTCTCATTACTTGACCAGAATCTGTATCTGTAGCTCGAGCAGTGTCCATTGTACGGATTTCCGTAGGAGACGATAGGTTTAATACTTGTTTATCAGGTGCCTTGTCTTTTGCTTTTGCTTTGCTTGCATCGTCTTTATAGCTACCGCATCCTGTTAATAAAATACTTGCTCCTAAAACAGATGCGACAGCAGGTACAAATTTCTTTTTCATGTAAAATTCCTCCCTAAATTGTGTTGTTATTAAATAATGAGTGTTGAACAATTTATGAGGGAAAGAAAAAAACCCCTCTTTTCTTATCGAGAAAGAGGGATTTTTGTTTACAAGGCATGTACCTACCTGTATATAAACGAAGTCCCTCATTCTATCTTTCAAGCGTAATGCTTGCAGGAAGTGGCACAGTATTCAAAATGAACCTGTTGCCGAGGTTTCAAAGGGCCAGTCCCTCCACCTCTCTTGATACAATGAGTAAACATAATCATTCGTATTAATTTTTTGTTTCTTTGATTATTCAAAATCTTGCACCTAGGTGGGTAAACTGTCAATGAAATGAAATATAGTTTAAATTTTCAGTTTTTTAGCGGTGATATAAAAAGAAAGGTTACTGTGCATTTGCATAGTGACTCTCATTGTTAAAAATCAAAATTATCAGGGTCTGGACCAACGCGTTGATTTTCATTTATTGATTGAATTGCTTTCATATCATCCACACTTAATTCAAAATCAAAGATGTTTGTATTTTCAATAATACGGTGTTCTTTAATCGATTTAGGAATTGTTACAACTTCATTTTTTAGATCGCAGCGTAAAATAATTTGTCATATTTTGTAGCAACTTCTTGTAATGTTGTACAATCTTGTAAGTTTGTGAATGTTATATTATTTCCCCCTAGCTTTTTTATTGGTTGCTTCAATTGCTTGAGAAATAATTTTTGAAAAATTATTCTCGTATAGTACTTTTAAACCTTCTGCAGTTGAGCCACCTGGCGTTGTTACTTGTTCACGAAGCGTGGTTGGGTCTTGTTCTTGTTCTAGCATAGCGGCAGAACCAGCAATCATTTGAATGACAAGGTGTTTTGCTGTCGCTTCATCGATTCCATAGCTTTTTGTTGCGTCAATTAAACCTTCAGCAAAATGATAAAGGAAGGCAGGTGCACTTCCAGTCACAGCGGTAAGTTGATGAATTTCTTCTTCTGTGCATAGCTGTGCTGTGCCAATTCCTTTTAAAAGAAGTTGTAGAGCTTCTTGTTGCTCATCATTAACTGCATGTCCCGTTGTATATAAGGAAATAGACTTCCCAATTGTTGCAGCTGTATTTGGCATAATCCAGGCAACAGGTGTACCTTGAGGAAGCTTTTCTTCTAAATAGGATGGACCGATCCCGGCAGCAACCGTTACAACAAATTGATTGGTTAGAAGAGGGGATAACTCTGCTAATAATTGTTCATGTGCAGCTGGTGGCATCGCTAAAACAATGGTATCGACAGTTTTGATATGTTGAGTCCAATCACTCGTAATGGAGATATTATATTGTTTCTCTAATTGTTTAAACTTTTCTATGTTACTTCGATTGGATACGATAATTTTTTCAATGTGTTCGTCACTTGTTTTGAGGAGTCCGGCAAAGATTGCTTCTGCCATACGGCCAGCACCAATAAATAAAATTCTATGTTTCTTTAGCATATCTTTTATTCCTTCCTGTCTAGAATACATTATAAAAAACGATAACATCTTTGAGAGAACTTTGTAAAAAGAAATGACTTGTACAAATATATTATAGGAGTTAATATACGCTATATTAATTTTCATAGTAATTTTTTATTGATAAGTTAGTAAGAGGAGAATCAAAGCATAAAAAATAGATAGTGTAGAGAGAAATGAGATTAGTGAATAGAAAACCCCCTGAAGCATACATACTTCAAGGGGGATTAATAGATTGTGTGATTACGATTTTGTCATACCAAGTAAAACAGCACCGCCGATAATTAGGACACTACCTAGTGCAATAAATACCATTTGACGCTTTGTTTTCTTTTCTCCTAAGAAGACGATTGCGCCAAATGTGGAGATAACGATACCAGTTTGAGATAGCGGGAA
Coding sequences within it:
- a CDS encoding DUF3981 domain-containing protein; this translates as MKFLVLAILTLFLIPWTRGGKALRTVDKEGSEKVIRRKTAPILVIPILLWIGIAIYEYFWLIDDRVDSILTHYSVVIAVLIGVVLVSQEKRGRLEVKLKAVVMLALLAPYGYFGYLHDIVISQNKYDSVVKVEKDISEPFTENDQPFTVPPKTAGNKMKKVFGDIPKVAYFELGELTPQMVNGEALYVAPIEVSGFFKARKAETIPGYVTMSGTNPDAEAKLHLGYKMKYVPSMFFGNKLERVVRKAEPNLIFKGKPKFEVDDKGKPYYTMTYGEFISGRSGFEVQGVVVVDAQTGDVKRYDKGQAPKFIDGVLNHETASTLNTYFGKFIHGFWNTKFSQSDVKIPTEWGTKEGVTPIFGKDGKLYYFTDFTSPKEGVDSALGYSLVDARTGKLYYYNGKEVKGIMDGSAATEVVDNSFKREKWHGTMPVIYNVYGKPSWIVPVIDDGGLVRAHTVIYASNAKVFATGSTQKEALEKYKSVLTGSGDSFRPTSSGKEAQKEGIVQRVYKEKSGENTIVFVLLENEQKVFMISAKDFPYAMFTEVGDPIQITYLDTGETMSSVSKFANGNLKK
- a CDS encoding multidrug effflux MFS transporter, with amino-acid sequence MMEVNEVNHDVYKPVKASRLWMILVLGTLTAIGPLSIDMYLPSLPKLTDDLQTNASLAQLTLTACLLGLSVGQLFVGSISDIYGRRKPLIIALIIYVASSLLCAVAPSIWSLVLLRFLQGASGSAGIVISRAMVRDMYSGSEMTKFFSLLMLVNGAAPILAPIIGGQLLQFTSWRGVFIVLGAISVFMLVSAIFVLRETLPLEERETGGLAGTLSTYGKLLKDRLFMGYALSQGLVSAAMFAYISGSPFVLQNIYGATPQAFSLFFAINGIGIIIASQITGRLAGKLSEKTLFITGIGIAAVGGLSLLLTIVLGIGLIGVLCSLFLVVSSVGVVSTTGFSLAMRNQKQAAGTASALLGLLQFISGALVAPLVGVGGSNTALPMGIVIALCEVGAVLCYIFMANRSEKRFALKEKQDIEI
- a CDS encoding LPXTG cell wall anchor domain-containing protein yields the protein MLKKVSAVTLVSLLAFSPVAALAAPEEIVKEAQMQNQEKVTTKQNDIKNQTVNGEKVQQKQGNTDVKKEESKEGVKDVQQQEKTDPQKQQPAPEKKVEPVKEAEKEQKNESNVKSEPEKTEAANTSGQPANTPPAQESKENDKNLNQVATADFSGSVTGKAKWDAKNNHYVLDVTATVKNSSKQKVSNVYLGVSIPEGLDGEFKDFPVLNLEDGSKAIALPLPDMEPGKAVTKNVKIPVLGNVAGKQVSKDIELYLIDKDGYEPLGKIKGSANIDFSEMNKDLRFEGKVKATTCVPNLKENQFTLDFLLTTQNLTIDELKGFDVQIDVPQDIKLTIPDHYTQGEIPDYLKDGSLQGGTDKGRMNLDIKWNGNTATIPVKTMEGGEGSALYFQVVGETAKELKDLRVTFKAKHGDKTITIQVPIEKVEQKDCKKQDTGGNNRDDGKGNGGNKPDTQVPNPNQVNNQQTKVTPTSTPTKVITTPKVDNTKSLPKTGASSSDNLLTLLGVVMLAGGAFVYKRSRITHNK
- a CDS encoding DUF3951 domain-containing protein → MDPLLMAVIGLPLTIVILVPIGFYKLFIKKKNITSFYTPLDNITGQTISEFHEEQKVLVSEDEDGDGKKKK
- a CDS encoding YusW family protein codes for the protein MRILLSVLLALMLVPALTGCQAPAKEDTTSDKKTTENAKNEAPADLKLNFNEFSLDADYQDTKKDYEADYKNKAADKKMEAKIEDHKTDAKLTGDEAITKLSPLLQKLKFDKDTPDQEVIDQVVDVFQLDKDYQKFDLEVVFSDGTKKEYKREIK
- a CDS encoding peptide ABC transporter substrate-binding protein, giving the protein MKKKFVPAVASVLGASILLTGCGSYKDDASKAKAKDKAPDKQVLNLSSPTEIRTMDTARATDTDSGQVMRNVFEGLYNLGEGNKPVPGVAKSHDLSADKTKYTFHLRDSKWSNGTPVTAKDFVFAWQRAVDPATASEYAFLFFDIKNAKKVNSKELPADQLGVKAIDDHTFEVELERPVPYFISLTAFPTFLPINEEFFKSQGDKYALEDNTIIYNGAFTLSDWKHEQSFTFKKNSNYWDKNTVKLEEINFNIVKDHSTSVILYESKQIDRLTLTSDLVDKYRKDSNFKERPDVGVQFVRMNQKNKTLQNINVRQAIDKSIDKKAFVNVLLNDGSLPSYSLVPKNFAKGPNGKDFREENGDLTKENTKEAQQFWKQAKQELGSDKISIELLTSDGDLPRKTGEYLKEQLEKNLKGLTVNIKPQPRKQQVTLLLQGNYEIAIDGWSPDFADPITFLELFTTDNPYNLDHYSNKEFDDLIQKVKTDLAGDEKARWESLKQAEKILFKDAVISPLYQNGTTYLERSYVKGVIEVDFAGPLNFKWAKIEN
- the proC gene encoding pyrroline-5-carboxylate reductase — protein: MLKKHRILFIGAGRMAEAIFAGLLKTSDEHIEKIIVSNRSNIEKFKQLEKQYNISITSDWTQHIKTVDTIVLAMPPAAHEQLLAELSPLLTNQFVVTVAAGIGPSYLEEKLPQGTPVAWIMPNTAATIGKSISLYTTGHAVNDEQQEALQLLLKGIGTAQLCTEEEIHQLTAVTGSAPAFLYHFAEGLIDATKSYGIDEATAKHLVIQMIAGSAAMLEQEQDPTTLREQVTTPGGSTAEGLKVLYENNFSKIISQAIEATNKKARGK